In Streptantibioticus cattleyicolor NRRL 8057 = DSM 46488, a genomic segment contains:
- the tpiA gene encoding triose-phosphate isomerase, with translation MSTRTPLIAGNWKMNLNHLEAIAHVQKLAFALTDKDHDAVEVAVLPPFTDLRSVQTLVDGDKLRIKYGAQDLSAHDSGAYTGEISGAMLAKLKCAFVAIGHSERRQYHGETDEQVNAKVKAAYRHGLTPILCVGEGLEVREAGNQVAHTLAQVDGALKDVPADQARTIVIAYEPVWAIGTGKVATPEDAQEVCGAIRARLAELYDAGVADAVRIQYGGSVKSGNIAAIMAQADVDGALVGGACLDADEFVKIVRYGEQ, from the coding sequence ATGAGCACTCGCACCCCGCTGATCGCGGGCAACTGGAAGATGAACCTCAACCACCTCGAGGCCATCGCCCACGTCCAGAAGCTCGCCTTCGCGCTCACCGACAAGGACCACGACGCCGTGGAGGTCGCGGTCCTGCCGCCCTTCACGGACCTGCGTTCGGTGCAGACCCTGGTCGACGGCGACAAGCTGCGCATCAAGTACGGCGCGCAGGACCTGTCCGCGCACGACTCGGGCGCGTACACCGGTGAGATCTCGGGCGCCATGCTGGCCAAGCTCAAGTGCGCCTTCGTGGCCATCGGCCACAGCGAGCGCCGCCAGTACCACGGCGAGACCGACGAGCAGGTCAACGCCAAGGTGAAGGCGGCCTACCGGCACGGCCTGACCCCGATCCTGTGCGTCGGGGAGGGGCTGGAGGTCCGCGAGGCGGGCAACCAGGTGGCCCACACCCTCGCCCAGGTGGACGGCGCCCTGAAGGACGTCCCGGCCGACCAGGCGCGCACCATCGTGATCGCCTACGAGCCGGTGTGGGCGATCGGCACCGGCAAGGTGGCCACCCCCGAGGACGCCCAGGAGGTCTGCGGGGCGATCCGCGCCCGGCTGGCCGAGCTGTACGACGCCGGGGTCGCCGACGCCGTGCGGATCCAGTACGGCGGCTCGGTGAAGTCCGGCAACATCGCGGCGATCATGGCCCAGGCCGACGTGGACGGCGCCCTGGTCGGCGGCGCCTGCCTGGACGCCGACGAGTTCGTGAAGATCGTCCGGTACGGGGAACAGTAG
- the secG gene encoding preprotein translocase subunit SecG: MVIGFSIALIVFSLLLMLLVLMHKGKGGGLSDMFGGGMQSSVGGSSVAERNLDRITIVVGLLWFASIVALGLVLKFKH; the protein is encoded by the coding sequence GTGGTTATCGGGTTCTCCATCGCCCTCATCGTCTTCAGCCTGCTGCTGATGCTGCTGGTCCTGATGCACAAGGGCAAGGGCGGCGGTCTGTCCGACATGTTCGGCGGCGGCATGCAGTCCTCCGTCGGCGGTTCCTCGGTCGCCGAGCGCAACCTGGACCGGATCACCATCGTCGTCGGTCTGCTCTGGTTCGCCTCCATCGTGGCGCTCGGCCTGGTGCTGAAGTTCAAGCACTGA
- a CDS encoding phosphoglycerate kinase, producing the protein MKTIDDLSVAGKRVFVRADLNVPLSGQDITDDGRIRAAVPTIAKLAERGAKVIVASHLGRPKGAPDPQFSLRPVAGRLGELLGKQVTFATDTVGDSAKATVAALADGEVTLLENLRFNAGETAKDDAERGAFADELATLADLYVGDGFGAVHRKHASVYDLPARLPHAAGGLIATEVGVLQRLTEDVTRPYVVVLGGAKVSDKLAVIDNLLEKADRILIGGGMAYTFLKAQGHEVGKSLLQEEQVPAVTEYLERAKAKGVEFVLPVDVVAAADFPDLKTKAPADPRVVPADAIPADLEGLDIGPRTRELFAAQLADAATVFWNGPMGVFEHPDFAEGTRAVAQALVDAAGSSAADGAFTVVGGGDSAAAVRTLGFDENAFGHISTGGGASLEYLEGKTLPGLAALKD; encoded by the coding sequence ATGAAGACGATCGACGACCTCTCGGTCGCGGGCAAGCGGGTGTTCGTCCGCGCCGACCTCAACGTCCCCCTGTCCGGGCAGGACATCACCGACGACGGCCGCATCCGGGCCGCCGTACCGACCATCGCCAAGCTCGCCGAGCGCGGCGCCAAGGTGATCGTCGCCTCCCACCTGGGCCGTCCCAAGGGCGCCCCCGACCCGCAGTTCTCGCTCCGCCCGGTCGCCGGACGGCTGGGCGAACTCCTCGGCAAGCAGGTCACGTTCGCCACCGACACGGTCGGGGACAGCGCGAAGGCCACCGTCGCCGCCCTGGCCGACGGCGAGGTCACGCTGCTGGAGAACCTACGGTTCAACGCCGGTGAGACCGCCAAGGACGACGCCGAACGCGGCGCGTTCGCCGACGAGTTGGCCACCCTGGCCGACCTGTACGTGGGCGACGGCTTCGGTGCCGTGCACCGCAAGCACGCCTCCGTCTACGACCTGCCGGCCCGGCTGCCGCACGCCGCGGGCGGGCTGATCGCCACCGAGGTCGGTGTGCTCCAGCGGCTCACCGAGGACGTCACCCGCCCCTACGTGGTGGTGCTCGGCGGCGCCAAGGTCTCCGACAAGCTGGCCGTCATCGACAACCTGCTGGAGAAGGCCGACCGCATCCTGATCGGCGGCGGCATGGCGTACACCTTCCTCAAGGCCCAGGGCCACGAGGTCGGCAAGAGCCTGCTCCAGGAGGAGCAGGTGCCGGCGGTCACCGAATACCTGGAGCGCGCCAAGGCCAAGGGCGTGGAGTTCGTGCTGCCGGTCGACGTGGTCGCCGCCGCCGACTTCCCGGACCTGAAGACCAAGGCCCCCGCCGACCCGCGGGTCGTCCCCGCCGACGCCATCCCCGCGGACCTGGAGGGGCTGGACATCGGTCCGCGCACCCGTGAGCTGTTCGCCGCCCAACTGGCCGACGCGGCCACGGTGTTCTGGAACGGTCCGATGGGCGTCTTCGAACACCCCGACTTCGCCGAGGGCACCCGCGCGGTGGCCCAGGCGCTGGTCGACGCGGCCGGCTCCTCCGCGGCCGACGGCGCCTTCACCGTGGTCGGCGGTGGCGACTCGGCCGCCGCGGTACGCACCCTGGGCTTCGACGAGAACGCCTTCGGCCACATCTCCACCGGCGGCGGCGCCAGCCTGGAATACCTCGAAGGCAAGACCCTGCCCGGTCTCGCCGCACTTAAGGACTGA